ACTAAATAAAGTTGcacataaaaggaaaagaaatgctaCGTTGGAAGTCGATATATATAGTACCCTTGGTATTATATATTGATGAGATCATGACATGATTAATTAATCggtaagaaaaattgaaaattaaattctcTTATAAATTAAAGAGGAATTATTATTGTAGTAATGAGAATAAATATACTgtataattactttaaaaaataaataaatatgaaatttatataaaaaaattaattttttaataataaatttcattcttttttaaaatgattatctGCCGaaatgtaaatataattttataataaaagaaaggTAATTAGGgatgtaaaaataaatcaaaaaattacaaaattgacTAGAACCAGACTGTACAGTTTGGTTTAGTCTGACTTTCGATTGGTTTAATTCAGAAttgcttttttaatcttaaaaatcGGTCAAATTCGatccaaaattaattttaagtttttcaataCCGGACAAAACCGATtcacaaattatatatacattttattaatttttaatattatatataatatatataattatatataaaataatatattataatttataacataatattttaatattaaaagtatatatatttttaatatatttaaatattttaaaaataaaaaatatattaattcactaaaattattttcttaattattaattaataaacagTCATTTAAAACGATAATATTATTGAGACGGCATGATAAATTTATTCTTAACAAAAACGACACGAATATGAAAGACAAGTAAGAAACGATTCTCCACCGACAGGCACAATCCCACCGACGAATGACACGATCTTATTACTCTTTTCTCTGTCATTTTTTAACTCCACACCACTTAACAgggaataaaaaatacaaaacagaaATATTGCAGCCACGACTTCTGGACCATGAGTTCTGAGTTTGACAGATCACCAACTTATTATAGAGAACTCCAGGATGATGACCATTCATGATACATATAATGTGCATGCATGCTGATGGTAACGTCTCCCGTTAAATTACATGATGATGCATCCTGATTGGTTTTCCTCACTGGAGTAGTAATCATAACGGTTGACGTAACTAGGCGGCCAATAACCACCACCCCCGTAACTATCATACACCGGCCTCCCTATCGCATATTCCTCACATGATGGCAATGGACCCCCACCATACCCTTCATAAAGTGGCCTGCTATACGCACCAGCTACGTAGGTCTGTGGATAATACGGTACAGCGATGAGTGCTGCCGGTTCAGAAGGCTTTGGAACCGGTTCAGGAGGCTTCGCATCATCAGGTTTTCCCTTGGGCTTGGCTTCAGCTTCTTTCGGCTTTTCAGCTGGCTTGGGATTTGCCGCAGGGTTTTCCTTGGGCTTCTGAGCAGCTTCTTTCGGTTTTTCAGCTGGCTTTGGATCCTGAGGTTTTGGTTTCGCCTCCTCAGTTTTGGGCTTTGGAGAAGGTTTGATCTCAATGCTCTGAATAGAATTACCACCTTTGTAGATAATCTTTTGCTTAACTTTTTCAGGAGAGCAGCACACAACTTTGATTAATACTGTGTTTTGCTTCTCATCGAATATCTGGTCTTGTATTTCTCTTGTCCACAAAATTCAAACACATGATCACAAAGAACAGCTCAGtctttttcttttgggttttgCACTCACATACGGGAAAAATTAAAGACTTGAGTAGAATTAAAGAGATGGCAAAGATCGAGACGAGACTCACgaggaaatttatataaaactttcttCACCTTCTTGTAGCAGCGATCGCACTGCAGGTCAACCTTCAGCACCATTATTGTAGTAACCTGTCAAGAGTGTTCGAAATGAAAGTAACTAAAAGCGAAAAACAACTTAGATCTGGAAAGCAAATGCTTCAATTGGATCTGTGGACACAAGAATAATCAAATGATCAGATAAAGTTCTGACACAAAAGACGGGATACGTATGTGAAATTAATGAAGACTGCatagatcatataattataaaatgggTATTAATTAAGAAGAGATAGAGATCTGATTCGTACAGTGTATTCGCAAACCTTTTCCCCCATGGCTGTCACTTCAGATCTGAATCGAAGGCCAAGTTTTTAATCAGAGTAAAGGTGTGCAACAGATCCTCACCAGTCGTACAGAAGCGGCCAGACGTAAAGTGAGAGATCGAATGAGGATAGGCCAAAAGGCATCTTATAAAGAAGATGCGTGGGGTAAGGCTGGTAAGCATCATTTGGTACGccgcccaaaaaataaaaaaaataaaaaataaaaagattttgtaaGCGCGCTTCGGTCGATAAGTTTCGAGCCAACGGATTGTAACCACGTATGAAAGTTTCTCACCTTAAATGCCATTCTAATTTGTAACACAACAGCCagggtggttggtggtggctcTTTGATTGCTAACTGCTCTCCAATCTAGCATTTGCATGTGCTGGCTTGGATTAATCGATGAACCACCTCGCACGTCGAACCTTCCAATATTAATCGAAACAACAGTATATTCGAAGCTATATAGTTTAGTcggtttaattaattaattatggcCTTGGGAACCGTAAACGTGCCTCTAGTCCAAGTACCGACAACCATGCATTTTGCAGATCAGTGGATTGAGTTAGGCTAGGCTTTACTTGCATATATAATGCATAACACATGATTGAACTAGCTAGTAACATTAGTTACTTTTCTATGTGGTTGAAAAAAACCATCCTTAAATAGTACTGAAAAAACTTCAACACTTGAGAATATTCATGTACGTGACGATCTTTAAGAAAAGTATGTGCATTGTTCTTCCTCAATACATCCACCGAGTGGGATTCATGTGTAGGCAGCTTGCACACGGATTTAAATACAATGGGTCTAGAGTCGATCCGACTCAACCAGGCCACAAAAATGGAGCCAAATTGGTCCGATCCAACCCGAATCATTCGGGTCTGATTCGGCCCGAATATATACAAAAACTATCTATTACTTCAActtctaaataataaaatatcaagacTTTTATAAAGATGatcaataattgtaaaaaaataaagacaaaaattttgaattaattacAACTTATTAATCCATTCAGACCCATCAATGAAGCTAagtgaaataaaaggcttgGCTTCCTTGTTAGTAAGTTCCCCGGATCATGACACTCTCCCTGCTAAAGCTAGCTCCTGGTCCTGTGCACATGTACTACCCATAAAACACAGTACTGCATTCGCACAAGAAAACCCACAAGACATAAAAATCAGCATAAACCAACCTTCATGCATGCGCTTGTTTGCTTTTCTATTCTAGTCAAAATGAAACTTCCAACATGAACCAACCGACTTGGAGTAAATTTTGCAGTAGCAAAGGAGGAAAAGGACAATAACAATATGATGGATTAggtcatataaaataaaaatgaatacaaAGATGTAGTTTtggtatataaaataaatggcTAAGTCAAGTAGTTTTGGATGGATGAACATGAATGACAGGGGAAAAGATGAGCACTTGGGTTCTTGAATCTGCAGGCTGCAGCACCCATGTACTACAGCAGACTATGTAAACTGGACAGCTCAGTCCCACTTCCTCTAGGGCAATATGGGTAagcaaaatatttgaaataaaaaaattaagaaaaaagaaagaaaatccatTGAGGCAAAATGGgcccaaactatatatataatagttgagAAAATCGCATAATCATTGTATTAAAACTTGTTGCTCTGGCTCCTTACTTCAGATATAATATCAACACTTCAACATAGCGCCTTTTAGCATATATAAAGACCACTCACATGCCAAAGACTTATTGATCCAGAACACAAAACAATATATAAAGTTTCTACAACAAatgagtgaaaatgaaaatcatacCTACTGAAGTTTCATAACAAAGGGGCTACTGCATACCAGTTTCCACCGTTGAAATTTCATACATTCGATTGTTCATGAATCATTAGA
This genomic interval from Carya illinoinensis cultivar Pawnee chromosome 10, C.illinoinensisPawnee_v1, whole genome shotgun sequence contains the following:
- the LOC122279335 gene encoding transcriptional regulatory protein AlgP-like isoform X3 — protein: MVLKVDLQCDRCYKKVKKVLYKFPQIQDQIFDEKQNTVLIKVVCCSPEKVKQKIIYKGGNSIQSIEIKPSPKPKTEEAKPKPQDPKPAEKPKEAAQKPKENPAANPKPAEKPKEAEAKPKGKPDDAKPPEPVPKPSEPAALIAVPYYPQTYVAGAYSRPLYEGYGGGPLPSCEEYAIGRPVYDSYGGGGYWPPSYVNRYDYYSSEENQSGCIIM
- the LOC122279335 gene encoding protein PYRICULARIA ORYZAE RESISTANCE 21-like isoform X1, whose amino-acid sequence is MGEKVCEYTVTTIMVLKVDLQCDRCYKKVKKVLYKFPQIQDQIFDEKQNTVLIKVVCCSPEKVKQKIIYKGGNSIQSIEIKPSPKPKTEEAKPKPQDPKPAEKPKEAAQKPKENPAANPKPAEKPKEAEAKPKGKPDDAKPPEPVPKPSEPAALIAVPYYPQTYVAGAYSRPLYEGYGGGPLPSCEEYAIGRPVYDSYGGGGYWPPSYVNRYDYYSSEENQSGCIIM
- the LOC122279335 gene encoding transcriptional regulatory protein AlgP-like isoform X2 — translated: MGEKVTTIMVLKVDLQCDRCYKKVKKVLYKFPQIQDQIFDEKQNTVLIKVVCCSPEKVKQKIIYKGGNSIQSIEIKPSPKPKTEEAKPKPQDPKPAEKPKEAAQKPKENPAANPKPAEKPKEAEAKPKGKPDDAKPPEPVPKPSEPAALIAVPYYPQTYVAGAYSRPLYEGYGGGPLPSCEEYAIGRPVYDSYGGGGYWPPSYVNRYDYYSSEENQSGCIIM